A part of Methanocalculus alkaliphilus genomic DNA contains:
- the nifU gene encoding Fe-S cluster assembly scaffold protein NifU, translated as MYSETLMDHFNNPRNQREIPDADGIGEVGNQKCGDIMRIFLKIRDNVIEDASFQTFGCGAAVASSSMATEMIKGKTLEEAWEISNKAVAEALEGLPPQKLHCSVLAEEAIHAAINNYLEKMGLEPWDEGEGSCAGCSGCGTD; from the coding sequence ATGTACTCAGAAACATTGATGGATCATTTCAACAATCCCCGGAACCAGCGGGAGATCCCCGATGCCGACGGCATCGGTGAGGTAGGCAACCAGAAGTGTGGCGATATCATGCGGATATTCCTCAAAATCCGTGATAATGTCATTGAGGATGCATCGTTTCAGACCTTCGGGTGCGGGGCAGCTGTTGCATCCTCATCGATGGCAACCGAGATGATCAAGGGAAAGACCCTCGAGGAGGCATGGGAGATCTCAAATAAAGCGGTTGCTGAGGCACTTGAAGGGCTTCCCCCGCAGAAACTCCACTGCTCGGTTCTTGCTGAAGAGGCGATACATGCCGCAATCAACAATTATCTCGAGAAGATGGGGCTTGAGCCCTGGGACGAGGGTGAGGGGAGCTGCGCCGGGTGCAGCGGCTGCGGGACTGACTGA
- a CDS encoding 2-oxoacid:acceptor oxidoreductase subunit alpha, producing the protein MSEFSVCIGGQAGEGINKGGLLIARIAGLLGYRVYMYYDYPSLIRGGHNFATIRAAEKDCGGITHRPDFLCAMDQETIQRHTGIEVIVYDADVAKADGIGVPASSIVKEENAPAIARNTVIVGAFCRAAGVPREIMEEAIRREFGSRADANICLALRGYHESKEERSIEIKTPQESPIMTGNDAIALGLIRGGLDAYVSYPMTPSSSILHTMADLARESPLIVIHPENEIAVITMALGLSYAGKRVAVGTSGGGFCLMNEGVSLAGMAEVPVVIVMAMRPGPSTGMPTYSSQGDLSFVLHAGHGEFPRIVIAPGTTNEAYEWSARAVHLAWQFQCPTFILSDKNLGEHPASTDIDPEFPIPSPSTHYREGIYRRYCITDNGISPFRPPPVPGNVVKVNSYTHDEDGITTEEPRKASAAMVKLIRKGATLDNEMGLYGCVRVDGIPDAPVAIVCFGSTGEACREVGERLSLRVVRPIVLEPFPIMQFAESLYKAEMIIVVEENATGQLASLIQRFGYPADRNIRSVNGRPFTIDELEAAIREVIE; encoded by the coding sequence ATGTCAGAATTTTCCGTATGTATCGGTGGCCAGGCAGGGGAGGGGATCAACAAAGGTGGTCTTCTCATCGCAAGGATCGCCGGCCTGCTTGGATACCGGGTGTATATGTACTATGATTACCCGTCGCTCATCCGCGGAGGGCATAATTTTGCGACGATACGTGCAGCTGAGAAGGATTGCGGAGGCATTACTCATCGGCCAGACTTCCTCTGTGCCATGGATCAGGAGACGATCCAACGCCATACGGGTATAGAAGTCATCGTGTATGACGCGGATGTTGCCAAAGCCGACGGAATAGGAGTGCCTGCATCCAGCATTGTCAAAGAGGAGAACGCACCGGCAATAGCTCGAAATACGGTTATCGTCGGTGCATTCTGTCGTGCGGCCGGGGTCCCACGGGAGATCATGGAAGAGGCGATCCGGCGTGAGTTTGGATCGCGGGCGGACGCAAACATCTGCCTCGCCCTTCGTGGCTACCATGAGAGCAAAGAGGAGAGATCCATAGAGATAAAAACACCTCAGGAGTCACCGATCATGACCGGAAACGATGCGATTGCCCTCGGTCTGATCCGCGGCGGACTGGACGCATACGTATCCTATCCGATGACCCCCTCCTCCTCGATCCTCCATACCATGGCCGATCTCGCCCGGGAGAGTCCGCTCATCGTCATCCATCCGGAGAATGAGATCGCCGTCATCACGATGGCGCTTGGCCTGTCATATGCCGGGAAGCGGGTTGCTGTTGGAACCTCGGGTGGAGGGTTCTGCCTGATGAATGAAGGGGTATCGCTTGCAGGAATGGCCGAAGTCCCGGTTGTCATCGTGATGGCGATGCGGCCGGGACCCTCGACCGGGATGCCGACCTATTCGTCACAGGGGGATCTCAGCTTTGTCCTTCATGCCGGCCATGGCGAGTTCCCCCGGATCGTCATCGCTCCGGGGACGACGAACGAGGCATATGAGTGGTCTGCACGTGCCGTCCACCTCGCATGGCAGTTCCAGTGCCCGACATTCATCCTCTCGGACAAAAACCTCGGGGAGCACCCGGCATCAACCGATATCGACCCGGAATTTCCGATACCGTCACCATCAACACACTACCGGGAGGGGATATACCGGCGGTACTGTATCACGGATAATGGCATCTCACCATTCCGTCCCCCGCCGGTTCCGGGAAATGTCGTCAAGGTGAACTCCTATACACATGATGAGGATGGAATCACAACAGAGGAGCCGAGGAAAGCCTCAGCTGCGATGGTCAAGCTGATACGAAAAGGGGCAACCCTGGATAACGAGATGGGGCTGTATGGCTGTGTCAGGGTCGATGGTATCCCGGATGCACCGGTTGCCATCGTCTGCTTCGGATCAACAGGGGAGGCCTGCCGGGAGGTGGGTGAACGCCTCTCCCTCCGGGTTGTCCGGCCAATCGTCCTTGAACCATTCCCGATCATGCAGTTTGCAGAATCACTCTATAAGGCTGAAATGATCATCGTCGTGGAGGAGAATGCAACCGGCCAGCTTGCATCGCTTATCCAGCGATTTGGTTATCCAGCGGATCGGAACATCCG
- the cutA gene encoding divalent-cation tolerance protein CutA, whose protein sequence is MMHVNGDDIELVLCTAPAGKADHIARILVDERYVACVNIQEVRSVFRWEGEVQVEDEMLLICKTAAGRREELFRRLREIHPYDVPEILAIPVQDGDPEYCSWVRTEVSG, encoded by the coding sequence ATGATGCACGTGAATGGAGATGATATCGAACTGGTACTCTGCACTGCTCCTGCCGGGAAGGCTGATCATATAGCACGGATACTCGTTGATGAACGGTATGTTGCATGTGTCAACATCCAGGAGGTCCGCTCAGTCTTCAGATGGGAGGGTGAAGTACAGGTTGAAGATGAGATGCTGCTCATCTGCAAGACGGCGGCGGGCAGGAGAGAGGAGCTATTCAGGCGGCTCAGGGAGATACACCCCTATGATGTACCGGAGATACTTGCCATTCCGGTGCAGGACGGAGATCCGGAGTATTGTTCCTGGGTCAGAACGGAGGTTTCAGGATGA
- the nifS gene encoding cysteine desulfurase NifS, with amino-acid sequence MENKDVIYLDNAATTRTHPDVVSAMLPYFSLHFGNPSSIYRIAQTSRTAIDEARRKVAAALGADEREIFFTSGGTESDNWAIRGIASAHKKKGRHIITTAIEHHAVLHTVEALGKEGFEITYLPVDEYGMVSPESVGEAIRPDTILISVMLANNEIGTIQPIQKIGEIAQAHKVFFHTDAVQAIGQIPVDVRELGVDLLSISAHKFGGPKGVGALFIRRGLRIDPLLYGGAQEQRRRAGTENVPGIVGLGAAIERATALMPEKAERMKRLRQRLTDGLLSIPKSRQNGHPTERLPNNVNIIFDYIEGESILLLLDANGIAASTGSACTSASLDPSHVLLACGLPHEQAHGSLRLTLGEETTEEDITYVLEIVPKVVQRLRDMSPLTPKELRTR; translated from the coding sequence ATGGAAAATAAAGATGTAATTTACCTGGATAACGCAGCTACGACCAGAACACACCCTGATGTGGTTTCTGCAATGCTCCCGTACTTCTCTTTGCATTTCGGGAACCCCTCATCGATCTATCGGATTGCCCAAACCTCGCGCACCGCGATCGATGAGGCACGCCGCAAGGTCGCGGCAGCTCTTGGAGCAGATGAACGGGAGATATTCTTCACATCCGGAGGGACGGAATCTGATAACTGGGCGATACGGGGGATAGCGTCAGCGCATAAGAAGAAGGGGCGCCATATAATAACAACCGCAATTGAACACCATGCCGTCCTGCATACCGTCGAGGCACTCGGAAAGGAGGGTTTTGAGATTACGTACCTTCCTGTGGATGAGTATGGGATGGTATCCCCGGAGAGTGTCGGGGAGGCAATCAGGCCGGATACCATTCTCATCTCGGTGATGCTTGCAAACAATGAGATCGGAACCATCCAGCCAATACAGAAGATCGGGGAGATTGCACAAGCGCATAAGGTATTCTTCCATACCGATGCGGTCCAGGCAATCGGGCAGATCCCTGTCGATGTCAGGGAGCTGGGCGTCGATCTCCTCTCCATCTCAGCACACAAATTCGGGGGTCCAAAAGGGGTGGGTGCACTCTTTATCAGGCGTGGTCTCCGGATCGATCCCCTTCTGTATGGAGGTGCGCAGGAGCAGAGGCGGCGGGCGGGTACCGAAAATGTTCCCGGAATTGTCGGCCTCGGTGCTGCCATCGAGCGTGCAACAGCCCTGATGCCTGAGAAGGCAGAGAGGATGAAGAGACTTCGGCAGAGACTGACTGACGGGCTTCTGAGCATCCCAAAGAGCAGGCAAAACGGCCATCCCACCGAGAGGCTCCCAAACAATGTCAATATCATCTTCGATTATATCGAGGGAGAATCGATCCTCCTCCTCCTTGATGCCAACGGGATCGCGGCATCAACAGGGAGCGCCTGCACCTCGGCCTCCCTTGACCCCTCCCATGTGCTCCTCGCCTGCGGCCTCCCTCATGAACAGGCCCATGGCTCACTTCGGCTGACCCTTGGCGAGGAGACGACCGAAGAAGATATTACCTATGTCCTTGAGATCGTGCCAAAGGTCGTCCAGCGACTCAGGGATATGTCACCATTAACTCCAAAAGAACTGCGAACAAGGTGA
- the fdhD gene encoding formate dehydrogenase accessory sulfurtransferase FdhD, which produces MRLINHTGILYRNDVFTTIEDQVVCEDSFTLYLNNEQLLTMVASDDHLRELGAGFIICSGIADRIKEVTVCDDRIYVEAPVTGEYEATLESSGGYSNRLTPRRVESGQQITPQKILDVRAAIDSDVWLKTGALHASVLFYEGEMAIRCEDIGRHNSVDKVVGHAILNKLPLSRCVIGCTGRQPSGMVGKVANAGIPIIVSRAASTDQGIATAEAAGITLVCFTREGRFTVYTHPERVSGLEERRK; this is translated from the coding sequence ATGAGACTCATCAACCATACCGGCATTCTCTACAGGAACGATGTATTCACCACAATTGAGGATCAGGTCGTCTGTGAAGACAGCTTTACACTTTATCTGAACAATGAGCAGCTCCTGACGATGGTTGCATCCGATGATCACCTCAGGGAACTTGGGGCCGGATTCATCATCTGCTCAGGAATTGCGGATCGTATCAAAGAGGTGACCGTCTGTGATGACAGGATCTATGTCGAGGCCCCGGTGACCGGCGAGTACGAAGCAACCCTCGAGTCCTCAGGCGGATACTCAAACAGGCTCACCCCACGCAGGGTCGAATCCGGCCAGCAGATCACCCCGCAGAAGATCCTTGATGTCAGGGCTGCAATCGACTCGGATGTCTGGTTGAAGACAGGGGCACTCCATGCCTCGGTTCTCTTTTATGAGGGCGAGATGGCGATCCGCTGTGAGGATATCGGGAGGCATAACTCTGTTGACAAGGTCGTTGGACACGCGATCTTAAACAAGCTCCCGCTATCCCGCTGTGTCATCGGCTGTACAGGGAGGCAGCCATCGGGTATGGTTGGCAAAGTGGCAAATGCCGGGATACCAATCATTGTATCAAGGGCGGCATCCACGGATCAGGGGATTGCGACTGCGGAGGCGGCTGGTATTACGCTTGTCTGCTTCACCAGGGAAGGACGGTTTACGGTCTATACGCATCCTGAACGGGTCAGCGGTCTTGAAGAGAGGAGGAAATAA